Part of the Virgibacillus natechei genome is shown below.
TCGTGAATAGAATCCATCCCTTTAACGAGACCTGGAACAGCGACCCCTCGTTCTGGCCTCTCCTCACTTTCAGGTGCGGCTTCTCGGTAATCATAGCTGACAGCCCCTTCTTCAGGATCATGATAAAGCATTTGGCCACCACCGCCTATACCCGAGCCATATGGTTCAACAACATTGAGCATAAACGAAACAGCCACAGCTGCATCGATGGCGTTTCCTCCATCTTCAATAATTTGCATACCTACATCTGCAGCTAGCGGATGAAGTGAACTGACCCCGTAAATCTCGACCTGTGGCTCCGCCGTGGCATCATTCGTATTCATGTCATCTTGGCTATCGTTACTATCCACTCCTACAGATTCCACTTGTCTTTCTGTAAAATCTCCACCAGAATACGGTTCTCTGAACGGGTCAAATTCATCTTCAAAATAAAAATTCCAGCCAATTAATCCAATCAAAACAATTCCTGCAATAAGATAGGTGATTTTTAAATCACGTTTGACATTCATGATGTGATTTCCACTCCTTCAAGGACACCTGCTTTGTCTAAGTCAATGTTAAGCCGGCCGTCTTCCACCGTCCACCATTCATTGTCTAACTCCTTCCTCAGAGTCCTGAATATGCGGTAGTCTCGATAAAATTTCGTCAAACCTGCCGTTTCTCTCGGCCGAGTATCTTCAATATACATTGGTACAAACGAAAGTTGTTTGGAACCGTCATCCAAGAAATCAAGTTGAGCGATAGCGGATTCCTTCGTGCGGGTCCAGCCCTGATCGAACACGAAATTCCCCATGCTATTCATAACTATTGCGCGATTTCCATCTACTCCTTCGACGACAGTGACAGGTTCCAGTACATGCGAGTGATGTCCAATGATAATATCTGCGCCATAATTGGCTAAGTATTGAGCACGTTCCTCTTGAGTGTCATTGGATCCAACCTGGTACTCATCCCCCCAATGAATATGGACAATAACAACATCTGCCTCACCTCCACCGTCTTCTTCAGCAGCTTTTGCTTGAAGCAGGCGATTCCTTAGCTCCATCAGCCCTTCATTCTGTGGTGTGAATACGCCTCCTACGTAGTCCTGAGCACTGAACCCTTGTACAAAAACATCCGTAAAGCCAATGATGCCCGCTCGAACGTCGTCATTGATGTCAAAATAGGACATTTCAGCAGCATCAGTTGCCCCTTCCTCTATTTCCTCATCCGAAAGGTTCATAGCATCACCGATTCCCACTGTCTCAATTGGCGCATCTTCAATATGTTCCAGCGTTTGCTGAAGCGATAAATCACCGAAATCAAGTGCATGATTATTGGCAAAGCTAACAGAATCAAATCCTGCATTTACAAGCGCATCCATAGCCCATGGTTCTGAATAAATATGGATATCTTTATTATGCAGTTCTGCATCGTCCATCACTGCAGCTACTTCTTCGTCATCAACATTTAGTATCGGGGTTTCAAAATTTCCTGTAACATAATCCGATTCCTCAAAAAAAGGGTGAACATAGTCAAAAACACGGTCAATCGGTTCATTACTTCGTATCGCAGCGTCATGTACATGGCGTCCCATCATCATATCACCCACCATGGACATCCGATACTCTACATTATCCGGCCTGGTATCAGATGGCGGGGATGCAGAAAAGAACAACTGATGACCGAAGAAGGGAATAGCCAACACAATGAGCGCAATGATCGAATGAAGCAATGCTTTGTCACGATGGCGAATCGTCCACAATTTTAGTCTTTCTTTAAAAGATAATTCTTTCGACATTTTTTAATGCACCTACTTTTGAAAACTTGGCTTTGTTAAAGGGATTCTTAGAAAGCATTCTTTGCTTTATTAGAAACCCTTATACTTTGGAGTGCAAGCTTTTATGGCAAAGCCTTAGTTGCACTTACGACGCACAGGACGTGCTAGTACTGGCGTTGTCACAAATCTCTTCGGTGGGGTGAGCATTTACGCGCAGCCCCAGGACGTGACGGTTTTAGCCAGTGAGCAGAAAAGGAAGTTGTAAACTTTCTTTTCTACCTAAAATAAATGGTAAATAGTAATAATGACAAATGTAAAAAAGGCAATGATAAATGTTGATGAGAATGTGGGAAGAACTCCCTGTTTATGAATCGAATTGGCTATTAATCCAGGCACAATAACCCCTATCCCTCTTAACTCCATCATCGGAAATGGTGTTAGCGGATAGAGATAATCCATCCCCATTTTCAGCAATACCCCTACAGTCAGCATGGCCGCAAACTTGCGCCGTCCATATAATACGGTCATTCTCCCTATTACCTGTGTGACAATGAGATATGTCAGTAAACTGATCACTGCCACAACGACAATGTACAATAATTGATCGAAAACAAGAGCAAGATATCCCGGGACAACTAGG
Proteins encoded:
- a CDS encoding CapA family protein yields the protein MSKELSFKERLKLWTIRHRDKALLHSIIALIVLAIPFFGHQLFFSASPPSDTRPDNVEYRMSMVGDMMMGRHVHDAAIRSNEPIDRVFDYVHPFFEESDYVTGNFETPILNVDDEEVAAVMDDAELHNKDIHIYSEPWAMDALVNAGFDSVSFANNHALDFGDLSLQQTLEHIEDAPIETVGIGDAMNLSDEEIEEGATDAAEMSYFDINDDVRAGIIGFTDVFVQGFSAQDYVGGVFTPQNEGLMELRNRLLQAKAAEEDGGGEADVVIVHIHWGDEYQVGSNDTQEERAQYLANYGADIIIGHHSHVLEPVTVVEGVDGNRAIVMNSMGNFVFDQGWTRTKESAIAQLDFLDDGSKQLSFVPMYIEDTRPRETAGLTKFYRDYRIFRTLRKELDNEWWTVEDGRLNIDLDKAGVLEGVEITS
- the pgsC gene encoding poly-gamma-glutamate biosynthesis protein PgsC encodes the protein MFGTDLYIAIIIGVLFSLLYAEKTGIVPAGLVVPGYLALVFDQLLYIVVVAVISLLTYLIVTQVIGRMTVLYGRRKFAAMLTVGVLLKMGMDYLYPLTPFPMMELRGIGVIVPGLIANSIHKQGVLPTFSSTFIIAFFTFVIITIYHLF